A region of Gracilinanus agilis isolate LMUSP501 chromosome 3, AgileGrace, whole genome shotgun sequence DNA encodes the following proteins:
- the LOC123241870 gene encoding zinc finger protein 79-like encodes MGRAARLSWSPGSPSGLSGGPPFRAVWPALFPAEPPVQSGLGLGWTLCPEGLARAFASLPQSIPAASLLPRESRGRALPPGGSLSLPSSACRAPRPGARGNGPWEPQPASPGRGEAAQIQASEGPRNSCPEMKFKVKEMGAELSIFAVDSHQERSTDHAPCDFSLREQYDSDIKVERYPESYYEFDEDGKSVRQYSFLIQCKKMVPGKDCSQYAKYRESSNEQLELIESHEKPPQVEAYQCTHYEMVFSPSSELIQHQKSHTRGILYISNENGKMTPKPKFTALQILHTRKEAPECNECGTTCSDHSSLTDHPQFHSAKKPSVCDQSRNPFGWDSELLKHPEICTSDDLHKCNECGMAFSYLSHLMDHQRTHNREKLYECNQCQKAFSSILSLSSKKSNNPKTMRSANLDIPTPNAYMFFF; translated from the exons ATGGGAAGAGCTGCGCGGCTTAGCTGGAGCCCCGGGAGCCCCTCCGGCCTATCCGGGGGGCCTCCATTCCGGGCAGTTTGGCCCGCTCTGTTCCCCGCCGAGCCTCCCGTTCAGAGCGGCCTAGGATTAGGCTGGACTCTCTGCCCTGAGGGCCTGGCCAGGGCCTTTGCCAGCCTGCCTCAATCAATCCCTGCAGCCAGCCTCCTGCCCAGGGAGAGTAGAGGAAGAGCTCTTCCCCCTGGAGGATCCCTGTCCCTGCCCAGTTCAGCCTGCAGAGCACCAAGGCCTGGAGCCAGAGGGAATGGCCCCTGGGAGCCCCAGCCCGCCAGCCCAGGA CGAGGAGAAGCCGCACAGATACAAGCATCAGAGGGACCAAGAAACTCCTGTCCAGAGATGAAGTTTAAAGTGAAGGAGATGGGAGCAGAGTTGAGCATCTTTGCAGTAGACTCTCACCAGGAAAGATCCACAGATCATGCTCCTTGTGACTTCAGTTTGAGAGAACAATATGACTCTGATATCAAGGTAGAGAGATATCCAGAGAGTTACTATGAATTTGATGAAGATGGAAAGAGTGTCAGGCAATATTCATTTCTGATTCAGTGTAAGAAAATGGTCCCAGGGAAGGACTGTTCTCAGTATGCCAAATATAGAGAATCCTCCAATGAACAGCTAGAGCTTATTGAGTCTCATGAGAAACCTCCCCAAGTAGAAGCCTATCAATGTACTCACTATGAGATGGTCTTCAGCCCCAGCTCAGAGCTCATTCAGCATCAAAAAAGTCATACTAGAGGAATTCTCTATATAAGTAATGAAAATGGGAAGATGACCCCAAAGCCAAAGTTCACTGCTCTACAGATACTTCACACCAGAAAGGAAGCTCCTGAATGTAATGAGTGTGGAACAACCTGCAGTGATCATTCATCTCTTACTGACCACCCTCAGTTTCATAGTGCAAAGAAACCTAGTGTGTGTGATCAGAGTAGGAATCCGTTTGGTTGGGACTCAGAGCTTCTTAAACACCCAGAGATTTGTACTAGTGATGATCttcataaatgtaatgaatgtggaatgGCCTTTAGCTACTTGTCACATCTTATGGACCATCAGAGAACCCACAATagagagaaactttatgaatgtaatcaatgtcaAAAGGCTTTCAGCAGTATCCTCAGTCTTAG ctCAAAAAAATCCAACAACCCCAAAACCATGAGATCTGCAAACTTAGACATCCCCACTCCAAATGCTTATATGTTCTTTTTCTGA